Proteins found in one Primulina eburnea isolate SZY01 chromosome 16, ASM2296580v1, whole genome shotgun sequence genomic segment:
- the LOC140816742 gene encoding low-temperature-induced 65 kDa protein-like, with protein sequence MESQMQRPAPQHIEHEDVGLHSGESNQPGEKKSMLKKVKDKAKKIKNTIKKPSQGKEHEYRYDENVGEEDDDDEEIANDREIHGAAPTHDSTVINSTNLPVKHDQNEEKRADTRGDRIDPMVKGEAKARPNIPAQTGYEQENPSENKHFPAPSKPVSVQREEESAGEPEVKLGPSMGLEEDPHSTNFRAGDAPVPPSNYESKVSDPTGDGGKEAGVGQLIHRFDHMNVGNESETKQQPEKRPFTGSHDQFNPDSNPVTTLENPESDPKSFDSNTEAGKGSSATSVISDKAISAKNVVASKLGYGGSSGQEGPSPSNKPESESSPGYTQKITDTLNPVYEKVAGAGTAVMSKFQGGGEAGNQGEGYGQKETSPSNKPRSESTPGYTQRIAETLNPVYEKAADAGTTVMSKFQGGGDAAATGTDKGVSTKDYLDEKLKPGDEDKALSETITDAIHKKKEGYFQKTGEEKPPIGNVTEDIEGKREGEDALDAGRQSSGPGVVGRVKDTVGSWMGMGTGTQTAQDSINESHVDNAGEQPKLQK encoded by the exons ATGGAATCACAAATGCAGCGTCCTGCTCCTCAGCACATTGAGCACGAAGATGTTGGCCTCCACTCGG GGGAGAGTAATCAGCCGGGGGAGAAGAAATCGATGTTGAAGAAGGTGAAGGACAAGGCAAAGAAAATCAAGAATACCATAAAGAAGCCAAGCCAAGGGAAAGAGCACGAGTACAGGTATGATGAGAATGTCGGAGAAGAAGACGACGACGACGAAGAAATTGCAAATGATCGTGAAATCCATGGTGCTGCTCCCA CGCATGATTCAACTGTGATCAACAGCACGAATCTGCCGGTGAAACACGATCAAAATGAGGAGAAGCGAGCAGATACTCGGGGGGATCGGATCGATCCGATGGTGAAAGGTGAAGCAAAAGCTAGGCCTAATATTCCAGCTCAAACGGGATATGAACAAGAAAACCCATCTGAAAACAAGCATTTTCCTGCTCCAAGTAAGCCTGTTTCTGTACAGAGGGAAGAAGAAAGTGCCGGAGAACCAGAGGTTAAACTCGGGCCATCAATGGGTTTAGAGGAGGACCCACACTCAACCAATTTCCGGGCCGGAGATGCTCCTGTTCCTCCTTCGAATTATGAGTCCAAAGTGTCTGATCCCACCGGAGATG GTGGTAAAGAAGCTGGGGTTGGTCAGCTTATCCACAGATTCGATCATATGAATGTGGGCAATGAATCTGAAACAAAGCAGCAGCCAGAAAAAAGGCCTTTTACAGGTAGCCACGATCAGTTTAATCCGGATTCCAATCCAGTTACCACGCTGGAAAATCCTGAATCGGACCCGAAAAGTTTTGACTCGAACACCGAGGCAGGAAAAGGCTCCTCAGCGACCTCTGTGATTAGTGATAAAGCTATCTCCGCTAAGAACGTGGTTGCGTCGAAGCTAGGATACGGCGGAAGTTCTGGCCAAGAAGGGCCGAGTCCTTCTaacaagcctgaatcagaatcaTCCCCAGGTTACACGCAGAAAATCACCGACACACTGAACCCTGTATATGAGAAAGTGGCAGGCGCAGGCACCGCTGTGATGTCTAAATTCCAGGGCGGCGGAGAAGCGGGAAACCAAGGCGAAGGTTACGGACAAAAAGAGACGAGTCCTTCTAACAAGCCAAGATCAGAATCAACACCTGGTTACACGCAGAGAATCGCTGAAACACTGAACCCTGTCTATGAGAAAGCAGCAGATGCTGGCACCACTGTGATGTCTAAATTCCAGGGCGGCGGGGACGCTGCAGCCACAGGCACCGATAAAGGGGTGTCTACGAAAGACTATTTGGATGAGAAATTGAAGCCTGGAGATGAAGACAAGGCGCTATCCGAGACCATTACCGACGCTATTCATAAGAAAAAGGAAGGGTACTTTCAGAAAACAGGGGAAGAGAAGCCGCCGATCGGGAATGTGACCGAGGACATAGAAGGCAAGCGAGAAGGCGAGGACGCACTGGATGCGGGGCGTCAAAGCTCGGGGCCGGGGGTTGTCGGCAGGGTGAAGGATACTGTTGGATCCTGGATGGGTATGGGCACTGGGACGCAAACTGCTCAGGACTCCATCAATGAATCCCACG TGGATAATGCGGGAGAGCAGCCGAAATTGCAGAAGTAA
- the LOC140816132 gene encoding uncharacterized protein: MSGDGSSQVSVRHARYGDDEAGREHRRRDRDGRHHRDHDERRRKNRVNIMDFMKIGPPPLIGYENADVAEAWVDIMEQCFRVLHYDEDEKMEITDFMIQGKAQKWWKPVSVILGQQHGRIGWEHFRQAFINHHFPPALCQAKEMEMLIMKQRDSNIEDYQKRFTDMLSYAPHISENSATKYSHFLNGLNKEIFYQVSICDDPTSYEGLVNRFRQAEISISRKKAMQASKSSSSLGPRGQSFKKSVSSSYSSGSGGVHSFGRKKMQCGDYGCNHQTENCRRETGACFNCGSFRHTKRDCPNLENHSGGRGSCRGRISQGSQQRPRVQEQVFALNQEQAEEQNERVIAASMFVKKHKLPYVSLDVLMSVSTPKGQEVLAKRLVVDCLLEFEEKYLSANLMILAMEDFDCIMGISLLTKYRAPDVIDVKNISAVDEFPDVFLDEIPGFPPEREVEAEIELVPGTVPISRAPYRSAPTEMKELKQQLQDLLDKVYIRPSVSSWGAPVLFVKKRMSLRDFA; this comes from the exons atgtcaggagatggaagtagtcaAGTTAGTGTGAGACATGCACGTTATGGCGATGATGAGGCTGGCCGAGAACATCGTCGTAGAGATCGTGACGGAAGGCATCaccgagatcatgatgaaaggagacGTAAGAACCGTGTCAACATTATGGATTTCATGAAGATTGGACCTCCACCGTTGATCGGATATGAGAATGCTGATGTTGCTGAAGCTTGGGTCGATATCATGGAACAGTGTTTTCGAGTGTTGCACTATGACGAGGATGAGAAGATGGAGATAACCGATTTCATGATCCAAGGAAAAGCTCAGAAATGGTGGAAACCTGTTTCTGTCATTCTAGGTCAGCAGCATGGGAGGATCGGTTGGGAACATTTCCGTCAGGCCTTCATCAATCatcactttccgccagctctttgTCAGGCGAAGGAGATGGAAATGTTGATCATGAAGCAAAGAGATTCTAACATTGAGGATTACCAAAAGCGTTTTACGGATATGTTGTCATACGCTCCTCACATTAGTGAGAATTCTGCAACAAAATATTCTCACTTTTTGAATGGTTTGAACAAGGAAATTTTTTACCAGGTTTCTATCTGTGAcgatcctacttcgtacgaaggACTGGTGAATCGTTTTCGTCAAGCCGAGATCAGTATTTCTAGAAAGAAGGCTATGCAAGCTAGCAAAAGTTCTAGTTCGTTGGGACCAAGgggtcagtctttcaagaagtctgtATCTTCTTCTTATTCTTCCGGTTCTGGAGGGGTACACAGCTTTGGCAGGAAAAAGATGCAATGTGGCGACTACGGATGCAATCACCAGACGGAGAATTGTCGAAGAGAAACAGGTGCTTGCTTCAATTGTGGTAGTTTTCGTCACACGAAGAGGGATTGCCCTAATTTGGAGAATCATAGTGGAGGCAGAG GTTCTTGTCGTGGAAGAATATCACAAGGATCTCAGCAACGCCCACGAGTTCAGGAGCAAGTGTTTGCCCTAAACCAAGAACAAGCTGAGGAGCAAAACGAGagagtcattgcag CATCAATGTTTGTTAAGAAGCATAAACTACCCTATGTGTCATTAGATGTTTTGATGTCGGTGTCTACACCGAAGGGACAAGAGGTTTTAGCTAAGAGACTTGTAGTAGACTGTTTGTTAGAGTTTGAGGAAAAATACTTGTCTGCAAATTTGATGATATTGGCTATggaagatttcgattgtattatgGGAATCAGCCTATTGACTAAGTATAGAGCGCCT GATGTAATCGACGTGAAGAATATTTCAGCTGTcgatgaatttcctgatgttttcctcGATGAAATTCCTGGATTTCCTCCGGAGAGGGAAGTGGAAGCGGAGATAGAGTTGGTACCAGGAACCGTACCTATCTCCAGAGCACCTTATAGATCGGCACCAAcggagatgaaagagttgaaacaacagttACAAGATCTTCTTGACAAAGTGTACATTAGACCCAGTGTGTCTTCTTGGGGAGCACCAGTGTTGTTTGTGAAAAAAAGGATGAGTCTACGCGACTTTGCATAG